A single region of the Thermoanaerobacterium sp. PSU-2 genome encodes:
- a CDS encoding sigma-70 family RNA polymerase sigma factor: MISYNELCFKAKSGDKDSVYEILKKFHPLLIKLAKKFPYDSFDDMLQDGREVLIAAIYQFDEKKGKEFIAYGSMQLKFYFLNAYRKKKSFLSLNAKADDDEDEIIDLMVADELTPEEKFFNDIMRNDLKEALNRLTAKQKNIIMLYFFERKTLVEISKELGVGYQSVVKLKDRALDRLRFLIKNDIIM; encoded by the coding sequence ATGATAAGTTATAATGAACTGTGCTTTAAGGCTAAAAGTGGTGATAAAGATTCTGTTTATGAGATTTTAAAAAAGTTTCATCCTCTTTTGATAAAATTAGCAAAAAAGTTTCCATACGACAGTTTTGATGATATGCTTCAGGACGGAAGAGAAGTGCTTATTGCTGCTATCTATCAGTTTGATGAGAAAAAAGGCAAAGAATTCATAGCATATGGAAGTATGCAGCTTAAATTTTACTTTTTAAATGCCTACAGGAAGAAAAAATCTTTTCTTTCTTTGAATGCAAAGGCAGATGATGATGAAGATGAAATCATCGATTTGATGGTAGCCGATGAACTTACTCCGGAAGAAAAATTTTTTAATGATATCATGAGAAATGATTTAAAGGAAGCTTTGAATAGACTTACTGCAAAGCAGAAAAACATAATAATGCTTTACTTTTTCGAAAGGAAGACACTTGTTGAAATATCAAAAGAATTGGGAGTAGGTTACCAGAGTGTTGTTAAACTTAAAGACAGAGCTTTAGATAGATTAAGATTTTTGATAAAAAATGATATAATTATGTAA
- a CDS encoding PaaI family thioesterase, whose amino-acid sequence MEAKNLGINEELFKEIIELNQKAQFHNLIGMEIAELGSGRVTMEMTISEKHLNIFEIAHGGVLFSLMDTAMGIAAKTMGKNMVTLEMNINYIKPLKAKDRIKAIGKIIHMGKTTAVAVCDAYNQDGKLVGSSRETFYCID is encoded by the coding sequence TTGGAAGCTAAAAATCTCGGCATAAATGAAGAATTATTCAAAGAAATAATCGAGTTGAATCAAAAAGCTCAGTTTCACAATCTAATCGGCATGGAGATTGCTGAGCTTGGCAGTGGTAGAGTGACGATGGAAATGACGATTTCCGAGAAACATCTAAATATCTTTGAGATTGCTCACGGCGGTGTACTTTTTTCTCTCATGGATACAGCTATGGGAATTGCCGCAAAGACGATGGGGAAAAACATGGTGACTCTGGAGATGAATATAAACTATATAAAGCCCTTAAAAGCCAAAGACAGAATCAAGGCAATAGGGAAGATCATCCACATGGGCAAGACGACTGCTGTTGCAGTATGTGATGCATACAATCAGGATGGCAAGCTTGTGGGATCTTCCCGCGAGACATTTTACTGCATAGATTAA
- a CDS encoding Ku protein — MRSMWKGAISFGLVSIPIKLYAATEDNSIHFRQLHKDCKSPIKYEKICPVCNKEVSDEEIVKGYEYEPGKFVIIDEEDLERIPKSTVKTIDIIDFTDLSQIDPIYFDKTYYIAPDEIGAKPYVLLRDSMKKLNRVAVARVVIRSRQDLACIRVFNDNYMVMETMHFPDEIRSTNELPPIRNVDLHENEVKMAIKLVDTLTSDFSPEKYDDNYRKALIEIIESKIQDRKIEIPESPKEENVLDLVSALKASIESVKEENTAKKSKKKKGA, encoded by the coding sequence ATGCGTTCAATGTGGAAAGGTGCCATTAGTTTCGGCCTTGTCAGCATCCCCATAAAACTGTATGCAGCCACAGAAGACAACTCTATACATTTTAGACAGCTTCACAAAGACTGCAAATCACCCATAAAATACGAGAAGATCTGCCCTGTTTGCAATAAAGAAGTTTCTGATGAAGAAATCGTAAAAGGTTACGAATATGAACCAGGAAAATTTGTCATCATAGATGAAGAAGACTTAGAGAGAATTCCAAAGTCAACAGTTAAAACGATAGATATTATCGATTTTACAGATTTAAGTCAAATAGATCCCATATATTTCGATAAGACATACTACATCGCACCAGATGAAATAGGTGCAAAACCATACGTACTTTTAAGAGATTCTATGAAGAAATTAAACCGTGTAGCAGTTGCAAGAGTCGTCATACGATCAAGACAAGATTTAGCCTGCATAAGAGTTTTCAATGACAACTATATGGTAATGGAAACAATGCACTTCCCTGATGAAATAAGAAGCACAAACGAACTTCCACCTATCCGCAATGTAGATCTTCACGAAAATGAGGTGAAAATGGCTATAAAGCTTGTAGATACTCTGACATCTGATTTTTCTCCCGAAAAGTACGATGACAACTACAGAAAAGCTCTGATCGAAATAATCGAGTCGAAAATTCAAGATAGAAAAATTGAAATACCTGAATCGCCAAAGGAAGAAAATGTCCTGGACCTTGTAAGCGCATTAAAAGCCAGCATCGAATCAGTAAAAGAAGAAAACACGGCAAAAAAATCAAAAAAGAAAAAAGGTGCATAA
- a CDS encoding amino acid permease, with protein MDKTQKLKKDIGLFIATALVTGNMMGSGIFMLPATLASKSGPGATILAWLVTGIGSILLALSFANLGSRIPKAGGPYEYSKLAFGDFIGFINAWLYWNGSWIGNAAVVIAVASYSSALFPILSQNHLAAFLYTSGILWIFTIINIIGVKKAGSTQTTITVFEVCLFLFFIIVSAVHFKSSNVMPLFPAGKGMNTLSAAATSTLWAFVGLETASITAEEIKNPERNVKLSTIFGILIAVVMYLAINLSAMGAMPQSQLAKSASPIADILKQFLGKNIANVIIVGSVVSVLGTTVGWLLSTARVAYAAGKDGLFPEIFSKVHPKYKTPHVSLIIGSVLVNLLLLMNYTKSLVSAFNFIILLATLSFLPVYAFTAASEMMLLIKRDKNVSVLGFIKNSIIPLLGFAYAMWTIYGSGAETVMYGFIMLMCGIPFYIYMKYKNNSKLNEIRKVLE; from the coding sequence ATGGACAAAACACAAAAGCTCAAAAAAGACATTGGCCTATTTATCGCCACAGCACTTGTGACAGGTAACATGATGGGTTCCGGCATATTCATGCTTCCTGCTACACTTGCATCTAAATCAGGTCCTGGCGCAACAATACTGGCATGGCTTGTTACAGGCATCGGATCAATATTGTTGGCATTATCATTTGCAAATTTAGGTTCAAGGATTCCAAAAGCCGGTGGCCCGTATGAATACTCAAAATTAGCTTTTGGAGACTTTATAGGTTTTATCAATGCGTGGTTATACTGGAATGGTTCATGGATCGGAAACGCTGCCGTTGTCATTGCAGTTGCCAGTTACTCAAGCGCTTTATTCCCGATTTTATCGCAAAATCATTTAGCCGCTTTTCTGTACACCAGTGGAATCTTATGGATTTTTACGATAATCAATATAATAGGTGTAAAAAAGGCTGGCTCAACTCAAACAACAATAACTGTGTTTGAAGTATGTCTTTTTTTATTCTTCATAATCGTATCAGCAGTACATTTCAAGTCAAGCAATGTAATGCCATTGTTCCCTGCAGGAAAAGGCATGAATACTTTGTCTGCAGCAGCAACTTCAACGCTGTGGGCGTTTGTAGGACTTGAAACTGCGTCAATAACCGCTGAAGAAATTAAAAACCCTGAAAGAAACGTAAAGTTAAGCACCATATTCGGAATATTAATAGCTGTAGTGATGTACCTTGCCATAAACCTTTCGGCAATGGGTGCAATGCCACAAAGCCAGCTTGCAAAAAGCGCTTCTCCAATAGCCGACATCCTCAAACAGTTTTTAGGGAAAAACATTGCGAATGTCATAATAGTAGGCTCTGTCGTAAGTGTGCTTGGCACAACTGTCGGATGGCTTTTATCTACAGCTCGTGTGGCTTATGCGGCTGGTAAAGACGGTCTATTTCCAGAGATTTTTTCAAAAGTACATCCTAAATACAAGACTCCTCACGTATCATTGATCATAGGATCGGTGCTTGTAAATCTGCTATTGCTGATGAACTATACAAAATCTCTGGTTTCTGCGTTTAATTTTATAATACTGCTGGCAACTTTGTCTTTCCTACCTGTGTACGCTTTTACAGCCGCATCTGAAATGATGCTTCTTATAAAAAGAGACAAAAACGTCAGCGTATTAGGCTTTATAAAGAATTCCATTATTCCACTTTTAGGCTTTGCATACGCCATGTGGACAATATACGGGTCTGGAGCCGAGACTGTCATGTACGGATTTATAATGCTTATGTGCGGCATACCCTTCTATATATACATGAAGTACAAAAATAACTCAAAGCTAAACGAGATTCGAAAAGTCTTAGAATAA
- the metA gene encoding homoserine O-succinyltransferase, with translation MPINIPNGLPAIDILAKENIFVMAEERAIHQDIRPLKIAILNLMPTKSVTETQLLRLLSNNPLQIDLKFLYAASHKSKNTAPEYLEAFYKTFDDVKHEKFDGLIITGAPVETLDFSDVDYWHELEEIMEWSKHNVFSTFHICWGAQAGLYYHYRIPKYPLKEKMFGVFLHKVSKKNVDLLRGFDDEFYAPHSRYTEVRKEDIELVDDLEILSESDEAGVYIVASKSGRQIFVTGHSEYDPLTLKSEYERDLKKGIPIKIPKHYFPGDDPNNEPIVKWRSHANLLFSNWLNYYVYQKTPYDVNSIE, from the coding sequence ATGCCCATCAATATACCAAATGGCCTACCTGCCATCGATATTTTAGCTAAAGAAAATATATTCGTAATGGCTGAAGAAAGGGCAATTCATCAAGATATACGCCCTCTTAAGATCGCCATCTTAAACTTGATGCCTACAAAAAGTGTGACAGAAACACAGCTATTAAGACTACTTAGCAACAATCCACTGCAAATCGATTTAAAATTTCTCTATGCAGCATCACACAAATCTAAAAACACTGCGCCAGAGTATTTAGAAGCTTTTTACAAAACATTTGATGACGTAAAACATGAAAAATTTGACGGTCTCATAATAACCGGAGCACCAGTGGAAACTTTGGACTTTTCAGATGTTGATTATTGGCATGAGCTTGAAGAAATAATGGAATGGAGCAAACACAATGTATTTTCAACATTTCACATTTGCTGGGGTGCTCAAGCTGGTCTTTATTACCATTATAGGATTCCTAAATACCCACTGAAAGAAAAAATGTTTGGCGTATTTTTGCATAAGGTTTCCAAAAAAAATGTCGACTTATTAAGGGGATTTGACGACGAATTTTATGCGCCCCATTCAAGATACACGGAAGTCAGAAAAGAAGATATAGAGCTTGTAGATGACCTTGAAATACTTTCTGAATCAGATGAGGCAGGCGTATACATAGTTGCATCAAAATCTGGCAGGCAGATATTTGTGACAGGTCACTCTGAATACGATCCTTTGACTCTAAAATCTGAATACGAAAGAGATTTAAAAAAAGGCATTCCTATAAAAATACCAAAACACTATTTCCCGGGAGATGACCCTAACAATGAGCCAATTGTAAAATGGAGAAGCCATGCAAATCTATTGTTTTCTAACTGGTTAAATTACTATGTATACCAAAAAACACCATACGATGTGAATTCAATTGAATAA
- a CDS encoding NAD(P)/FAD-dependent oxidoreductase, with the protein MYDAIIIGGGPAGSTLGRKLSKEGYKVLLIEKHVFPRYKACGGGITKRCYKLLDIDISQYVEDITNEIIFKFPNGKQTVLQTGEPIIYQVDRTKFDKYLIDKAAYYGCEIHDGELFYDFYQHDKGLVVVTDRGEYETKVLVGADGINSNVAHKANLINGKKGIALEGEVYVDNSLIDGLKGKVVVDFNAIRYGYGWVFPKGDRLSIGVGTFLNKVSDIKEMLSKMIEENVDGNIKDCKIYGHQLSFPDGSDGVFNNDRIILIGDATRLADPFTGEGIYNALLTADISFDVLKKHFSGECGLDEYTLRLNREVVPDVGWAYRLAQFTYNNMDFIEKSVRYFPNVLSYFVDIMMGDNTYKNFKLKVPMYSLRVMTSKTKIKVEKNVS; encoded by the coding sequence ATGTATGATGCAATAATAATAGGTGGAGGACCTGCAGGATCTACATTAGGAAGAAAGCTGTCTAAAGAAGGATATAAGGTATTGTTGATAGAAAAGCATGTTTTTCCAAGGTACAAAGCCTGCGGTGGCGGAATAACGAAAAGGTGTTACAAATTATTAGATATTGATATAAGCCAATACGTAGAAGATATTACCAATGAAATTATCTTTAAATTTCCTAACGGCAAACAGACTGTTTTGCAGACTGGTGAGCCTATAATATATCAGGTAGATAGGACTAAATTTGACAAATATTTAATAGATAAAGCAGCTTATTATGGGTGTGAAATACATGATGGTGAATTATTTTATGACTTTTATCAGCATGATAAGGGACTTGTCGTTGTGACAGACAGGGGTGAATATGAGACAAAGGTTTTAGTAGGTGCAGACGGAATAAACAGCAATGTGGCACATAAAGCGAACTTAATAAATGGCAAAAAAGGCATAGCACTTGAAGGTGAAGTATACGTCGATAATAGCTTAATCGATGGATTAAAAGGAAAAGTTGTGGTGGATTTCAACGCAATAAGATATGGGTATGGATGGGTATTCCCTAAAGGTGATAGATTGTCTATTGGTGTCGGGACTTTTTTAAACAAAGTTTCAGACATAAAAGAAATGTTATCTAAAATGATAGAGGAAAATGTGGACGGAAATATAAAAGACTGCAAAATTTACGGGCATCAGTTGTCGTTTCCTGATGGGAGCGATGGTGTATTTAATAACGATAGAATAATATTGATTGGAGATGCTACAAGGCTTGCTGATCCATTTACAGGCGAAGGAATATACAATGCTTTGCTTACTGCAGACATATCATTTGATGTTCTAAAAAAGCATTTCAGTGGAGAATGTGGATTGGATGAATACACTCTTAGACTCAATAGAGAAGTTGTGCCAGATGTTGGTTGGGCATATAGATTAGCGCAATTTACGTACAATAACATGGATTTCATAGAAAAATCAGTAAGATATTTTCCTAATGTGCTATCATACTTTGTAGATATAATGATGGGTGATAATACATATAAGAATTTTAAATTAAAAGTTCCAATGTATTCACTGCGGGTAATGACTTCTAAGACGAAAATTAAAGTAGAAAAAAACGTGTCATGA
- the cysK gene encoding cysteine synthase A, with amino-acid sequence MSKIAKSLTDLIGNTPLLELSNYNKENNLEAKLIAKLEYFNPLSSVKDRIGYAMIKDAEEKGLINKDTVIIEPTSGNTGIALAFVAAAKKYRLILTMPETMSIERRNLLKALGAEIVLTPGPEGMSGAVKKAEELAKQYGNAFIPQQFKNPVNPEIHRKTTAEEIWRDTDGNVDIFVAGIGTGGTITGVGEVLKSRKPDVKIVAVEPADSPVLSGGRPGPHKIQGIGAGFVPDVLNREIIDEIYQVKNNEAFETSRALAKSEGLLVGISSGAAAFAATQIAKRPENKGKTVVVLLPDTGERYLSTTLYQD; translated from the coding sequence ATGTCAAAGATTGCAAAAAGCCTTACGGATTTAATAGGCAATACGCCGCTATTGGAATTATCAAACTACAATAAAGAAAATAATCTTGAAGCAAAGCTTATAGCAAAATTAGAGTATTTTAATCCATTAAGCAGCGTAAAGGACAGAATCGGATATGCTATGATCAAAGATGCAGAAGAAAAGGGGCTTATAAACAAAGACACTGTTATTATTGAGCCAACCAGTGGCAATACAGGAATAGCGCTGGCTTTTGTTGCAGCGGCTAAGAAATACAGATTAATATTGACTATGCCTGAGACTATGAGCATTGAAAGGAGAAATTTGCTTAAAGCGCTTGGCGCTGAAATAGTATTGACGCCTGGCCCAGAAGGCATGTCTGGAGCTGTAAAAAAGGCTGAGGAGCTGGCAAAGCAGTATGGAAATGCATTTATACCGCAACAGTTCAAAAATCCTGTCAATCCAGAAATACACAGAAAGACGACAGCAGAAGAAATATGGAGAGACACTGATGGCAATGTAGATATATTTGTTGCAGGCATTGGCACAGGTGGGACAATTACAGGTGTCGGTGAGGTTTTGAAATCAAGGAAACCTGATGTAAAGATTGTAGCAGTTGAGCCTGCTGATTCTCCAGTTCTATCAGGTGGAAGACCTGGTCCACATAAGATACAAGGTATAGGTGCAGGATTTGTACCTGATGTTTTGAATAGAGAAATCATTGATGAAATATACCAAGTTAAAAACAATGAAGCATTTGAGACATCAAGAGCATTGGCAAAATCTGAAGGATTATTAGTTGGAATATCATCAGGTGCAGCCGCATTCGCAGCGACTCAGATTGCAAAGAGACCAGAAAACAAAGGCAAGACGGTAGTCGTATTGCTGCCTGATACAGGAGAAAGATATCTCTCGACGACATTGTATCAAGATTAA
- the copZ gene encoding copper chaperone CopZ, which produces MGLFGSKGETVTIDVRGMSCNHCKMTVEKALKGLDGVSKATVDLDKANVTVTYDPKKVTIDDMKKAIIDAGYEA; this is translated from the coding sequence ATGGGTTTGTTTGGTTCAAAAGGTGAAACTGTCACGATTGATGTCAGAGGCATGTCATGCAACCATTGCAAAATGACTGTAGAGAAAGCATTAAAAGGTCTTGATGGAGTATCAAAAGCGACAGTAGACTTGGATAAGGCTAATGTCACTGTAACATACGACCCTAAAAAAGTTACTATAGATGACATGAAAAAAGCGATTATTGACGCAGGATATGAAGCTTAA
- a CDS encoding acyltransferase family protein: MPKPLNENARYMAGLDGLRALAVLAVIGYHLNLTFLQGGFFGVSIFFVLSGYLITNIIASEWEKNNKVDLKNFWKRRMLRLFPALFIMVIVVVSYVTLFDASRLSSIKGDAITSLLYVNNWWLIFHKVSYFAKFGPQSTFGNLWSLAVEGQFYLIWPLALIVALKYIKKKKYIFVITLLLSALSALAMGMMYIPGMDPSRVYYGTDTRAFGLLLGSALALILPSNKFSNNEAKRKVLIYDMIGFLAIVSIFAMLMYVNQYDPFVYRGGMYLLSVITAVVVAVSAHPKSLLGKILGCALLRWLGARSYGVYLWYFPVLILTTPTVDTKGFDPIRALLQVFMIIVISAFSWKYVEDPIRHGALKKIINDLKSLRFEKGKILPTLKTSALVSLSVCLMGTFIAGMSGIIPASASVSLNSGSSNIASDSPSYVGSSSNISSDVQDYNDNLPDNRRDIKYYPYKGGNSNSAVSNSGDSTTSPVQDGKGIAIIGDSILIDTKPYLEEMLPGITIDGKVGRQMYQAKDVVKNLKAKGKIDTLIVELGTNGPFTEDQLLSLLKSAEPVKRVILVNVRVPRPWESIVNETLSKVSSEYPHTTLIDWYKASYGHDSFFSPDAVHLEPSGAKYFASLIANAVKEEN, from the coding sequence GTGCCAAAACCTTTAAACGAAAACGCAAGATACATGGCAGGACTTGACGGACTACGTGCTTTAGCTGTGCTTGCTGTCATTGGATATCATCTTAATCTGACTTTTTTGCAGGGTGGTTTTTTTGGCGTCAGCATATTTTTTGTGTTGTCAGGGTACTTGATAACAAATATAATTGCATCAGAATGGGAGAAAAACAATAAAGTTGATTTAAAAAATTTTTGGAAGCGCAGAATGTTGAGGTTGTTTCCAGCTCTTTTTATTATGGTAATTGTAGTCGTCTCTTATGTTACGCTTTTCGATGCTTCAAGGCTTTCATCTATTAAAGGCGATGCTATAACAAGTTTGCTTTATGTCAACAATTGGTGGCTTATATTTCATAAAGTATCTTACTTTGCTAAGTTTGGACCACAATCGACGTTTGGCAATCTATGGTCACTGGCTGTTGAAGGACAGTTTTACCTTATTTGGCCGTTAGCATTGATTGTGGCACTTAAGTATATAAAGAAGAAAAAGTATATCTTTGTTATCACTTTGCTGCTTTCTGCGCTTTCTGCTTTGGCAATGGGTATGATGTACATTCCAGGAATGGATCCCAGCCGTGTATATTATGGCACTGATACGCGCGCTTTTGGGCTTCTTTTAGGCTCAGCTTTAGCGTTGATTCTACCCAGCAACAAATTTTCCAACAATGAAGCTAAAAGAAAAGTATTGATTTATGATATGATTGGCTTTTTGGCAATAGTTTCGATTTTTGCTATGCTTATGTACGTCAATCAATACGATCCGTTTGTATATAGAGGTGGCATGTATTTGCTATCTGTAATAACTGCTGTGGTGGTAGCTGTGTCAGCACATCCTAAAAGCTTGTTGGGGAAAATATTAGGATGCGCTCTATTAAGATGGTTGGGGGCAAGGTCGTACGGAGTGTACCTTTGGTATTTTCCGGTGCTTATTTTGACGACACCAACTGTGGACACGAAAGGCTTTGATCCTATTCGGGCGCTGCTGCAGGTATTTATGATCATTGTTATTTCTGCCTTTTCATGGAAATACGTGGAGGATCCAATAAGACACGGCGCACTTAAAAAAATCATAAACGACTTAAAATCATTGAGGTTTGAAAAAGGGAAAATACTACCTACACTTAAAACATCTGCTTTAGTTTCATTATCCGTATGCTTAATGGGCACTTTTATTGCAGGTATGAGTGGAATCATACCGGCCAGCGCATCAGTTTCGTTAAATTCAGGTTCATCAAATATTGCATCAGATTCACCATCTTATGTAGGAAGTAGTAGCAATATTAGCAGTGATGTGCAGGACTACAATGATAATTTGCCAGATAATAGGAGAGATATTAAGTACTATCCGTATAAAGGCGGAAATTCAAACTCAGCAGTATCAAATAGCGGTGATTCCACAACCAGCCCTGTACAGGATGGAAAGGGTATAGCCATAATAGGTGACTCAATATTGATAGATACAAAGCCTTACTTGGAAGAGATGTTGCCGGGAATCACGATTGATGGCAAAGTAGGAAGACAAATGTATCAAGCAAAAGATGTCGTGAAAAACCTCAAAGCGAAAGGAAAAATAGACACATTGATAGTTGAGTTGGGGACAAATGGGCCTTTCACTGAAGACCAGCTTTTATCGCTTTTAAAGAGCGCAGAGCCTGTAAAACGCGTAATATTGGTAAATGTCCGCGTCCCACGCCCTTGGGAAAGCATCGTCAATGAGACGTTGTCAAAAGTGTCTTCAGAATATCCCCACACTACTTTAATTGATTGGTATAAAGCCAGCTATGGACATGATTCATTCTTTTCACCCGATGCGGTTCACTTAGAGCCCAGTGGTGCGAAGTATTTTGCTTCACTTATAGCAAATGCGGTAAAAGAAGAAAATTAA
- a CDS encoding isochorismatase family cysteine hydrolase, whose amino-acid sequence MNFDSFLYNTRPFLNYLFDFYSNLDDMKLSTVIKDAGNADNVSIIVVDMINGFCKSGALSSPRIGGIIEHIKSLIKASYRMGIKNVMFVNDAHAKGATEFAAYPEHCIKGTDESRIVEELLEVVKDKPNVYEKNSLNVFFGGEDGDGNKFLRKIFDMIKGGKSTFIIVGNCTDLCVYQTAISIKMIANANNLSANVIVPENCVETYDISVKTAERLKIVPHDGDLTHTMFLYHMKLNGINIVKELLEE is encoded by the coding sequence ATGAATTTTGATAGCTTTTTGTACAATACAAGACCTTTTTTAAATTATCTGTTTGATTTTTATAGCAATTTAGATGACATGAAGTTAAGCACCGTCATAAAAGATGCTGGAAATGCTGACAATGTGTCGATTATCGTCGTTGACATGATAAACGGTTTTTGCAAAAGTGGGGCTTTGTCAAGTCCTCGAATAGGAGGGATTATAGAACATATAAAGAGCCTCATTAAAGCTTCGTACAGGATGGGCATAAAGAATGTGATGTTTGTAAATGATGCCCATGCGAAAGGTGCAACAGAATTTGCTGCTTATCCAGAGCACTGTATCAAAGGAACAGATGAAAGCCGTATCGTAGAGGAGCTTTTAGAGGTAGTCAAGGACAAGCCAAATGTGTACGAGAAAAATTCGTTAAACGTGTTTTTCGGCGGAGAAGATGGTGATGGAAATAAGTTCTTGAGAAAGATATTTGATATGATAAAAGGAGGCAAATCTACATTTATTATCGTAGGCAATTGCACTGATTTGTGTGTATATCAGACAGCGATTTCTATAAAGATGATTGCAAACGCCAATAATTTAAGCGCCAATGTGATTGTGCCTGAAAATTGTGTTGAGACTTACGATATAAGCGTGAAGACAGCGGAAAGGCTTAAAATAGTTCCACACGATGGTGACTTAACGCATACTATGTTTCTATACCACATGAAGCTTAATGGCATAAATATCGTAAAAGAACTGTTGGAAGAATAA
- a CDS encoding methyltransferase domain-containing protein: MNYIEYFDSIAGEWDEIRKKYFDDDIRNIAIERSNIKNKGGLIVADIGTGSGFMALELSKYAREVVGIDVSDEMLKYAKQTAENAGINNIIFLKGSMEQIPIIDDSIDVVFSNMVLHHVENPFKGIMEIHRILKPGGMLILTDVMKHSSEWARFEMYDRWLGFNLEDIEKRLIHSNFKEILVKETGLYATAVSSKGEIAKTGIFIAKGIKE, translated from the coding sequence ATGAACTATATAGAATATTTTGACAGTATAGCGGGAGAATGGGATGAGATTAGAAAAAAATACTTCGATGATGATATTCGAAACATTGCAATAGAAAGATCTAACATAAAAAATAAAGGCGGTTTAATTGTTGCAGATATTGGTACAGGGTCAGGATTTATGGCTTTGGAATTATCAAAATATGCAAGAGAAGTTGTTGGGATCGACGTTTCAGATGAAATGCTTAAATATGCAAAACAAACTGCTGAGAATGCTGGTATTAATAACATAATTTTTTTAAAAGGAAGTATGGAGCAAATACCAATAATTGATGATTCTATCGATGTAGTTTTTTCAAACATGGTATTACATCATGTAGAAAATCCGTTTAAAGGCATCATGGAAATACACAGGATTTTAAAGCCAGGCGGAATGCTGATCTTAACAGATGTTATGAAGCACAGTAGTGAGTGGGCAAGATTCGAAATGTACGACAGATGGCTTGGATTTAATTTAGAAGATATAGAAAAAAGGCTTATTCATAGTAACTTTAAAGAAATACTTGTAAAAGAAACAGGACTTTATGCAACTGCAGTGTCATCTAAAGGAGAGATAGCAAAAACAGGAATATTTATAGCAAAAGGAATTAAAGAATAA
- a CDS encoding NlpC/P60 family protein — protein MNYKKIVATAVVSITLMQAPSAFAMELLKYGSRGQAVVSLQQTLNRLGYSTGGIDGIFGSMTKNAVIALQKRYGLSPDGIVGPATEAVLNRTTVTGVSSRGGYERPSNFDVVSIAERYLGVPYVFGGTTPAGFDCSGFVQYVFRQAGKSIGRTTYDQYAGGRAVSLSELQPGDILFFSTSGGGPTHEGIYIGDNRLIHMSDSLGKAAIADFSGWFRTYYIGARRYY, from the coding sequence TTGAATTACAAAAAAATAGTTGCAACAGCAGTAGTGTCAATAACACTTATGCAAGCGCCAAGTGCATTTGCAATGGAGCTTTTGAAATATGGTTCAAGAGGACAAGCGGTGGTTAGCTTGCAGCAAACGTTAAACAGGCTTGGCTATAGCACAGGTGGTATTGACGGAATATTTGGTAGTATGACAAAGAACGCAGTGATCGCATTGCAAAAAAGATATGGATTATCTCCGGATGGAATTGTAGGACCAGCTACAGAGGCTGTATTAAATAGGACGACTGTAACTGGCGTTTCATCAAGGGGTGGCTATGAGCGCCCATCAAATTTTGACGTAGTAAGCATTGCAGAAAGATATCTTGGAGTGCCCTATGTTTTTGGTGGTACTACACCTGCAGGTTTTGATTGTTCTGGATTTGTTCAATACGTGTTTAGGCAGGCTGGAAAAAGCATTGGTAGAACTACGTATGACCAGTATGCAGGTGGTAGAGCTGTAAGCTTATCTGAACTTCAGCCAGGCGATATATTGTTTTTCTCTACATCAGGCGGTGGTCCTACGCACGAAGGTATATACATAGGTGATAACCGCTTAATACACATGAGCGATTCACTTGGTAAGGCTGCTATTGCGGATTTTAGCGGTTGGTTTAGGACGTACTATATTGGTGCAAGAAGGTATTATTAA